Proteins encoded in a region of the Paucibacter sediminis genome:
- a CDS encoding bifunctional 3-phosphoshikimate 1-carboxyvinyltransferase/cytidylate kinase, with amino-acid sequence MFKIPFLDLPPLRAAAGTVRLPGSKSISNRVLLLAGLSEGQTLVHDLLDSDDTAVMLASLKVLGCQLEQVPGGPLKVTGIGGRLVNKDAQLFLGNAGTAMRPLTAALALLAATQGGAFELAGVARMHERPIGDLVDALRELGCEIACLGSEGYPPLRLSGPSRLRLAEPVRVRGDVSSQFLTALLLALPLVATQDVVIEVVGELISKPYVHITLELLKRFGIEVRADGWQRFTIPAGSRYRSPGEVHVEGDASSASYFVALGAIAAAETPIRIEGVGSASLQGDVRFVEAAQAMGAEVRAEANALEVKRGAWPLKALDLDCNHIPDAAMTLAVMALYADGPSTLRNIASWRVKETDRIAAMATELRKLGASVEEGPDWLRVHPLRAWKPASIHTYDDHRVAMCFSLAAFNGLVTDSAVPVRILEPHCVAKTFPDYFETLFEVVTARPEDIPVLTIDGPTASGKGTLADEVAHELGYVILDSGMLYRATGLAAHRAGLDLDDGAAVAAIVPAMDLHFRKGRVTLGEEDITDALRAEAAGLMASQVAAHPQVRSALNQLQLDFRRVPGLVADGRDMGSTVFPDAPLKVFLTASAATRAERRYKQLISKGISASMEGLRADLEARDARDKGRSASPLKPAQDAQSLDNSAQTIEESRDLVLAWWAERRPF; translated from the coding sequence ATGTTCAAGATCCCCTTCCTCGACCTGCCGCCCCTGCGCGCAGCCGCCGGCACCGTGCGCCTGCCCGGCTCCAAGAGCATCTCCAACCGCGTGCTGCTGCTGGCCGGCCTCTCCGAGGGCCAGACCCTGGTGCATGACCTGCTGGATTCCGACGACACCGCGGTGATGCTGGCCTCGCTCAAGGTGCTGGGTTGCCAGCTCGAGCAAGTGCCGGGTGGCCCGCTCAAGGTCACCGGCATCGGTGGCCGCCTGGTCAACAAGGACGCCCAGCTCTTCCTTGGCAATGCCGGCACCGCGATGCGCCCGCTCACCGCGGCACTGGCCCTGCTGGCAGCCACGCAGGGCGGCGCCTTCGAGCTGGCCGGCGTGGCGCGCATGCACGAGCGCCCCATCGGTGATCTGGTCGATGCCCTGCGCGAGCTGGGTTGCGAGATCGCCTGCCTGGGCAGCGAAGGCTATCCGCCGCTGCGCCTCAGCGGCCCCAGCCGGCTCAGGCTGGCCGAGCCGGTGCGCGTGCGCGGCGATGTCTCCAGCCAGTTCCTCACCGCCCTGCTGCTGGCGCTGCCCCTGGTCGCCACGCAGGATGTGGTGATCGAGGTGGTCGGCGAGCTGATCTCCAAGCCCTATGTGCACATCACGCTGGAGCTGCTGAAGCGCTTTGGCATCGAGGTGCGCGCGGACGGCTGGCAACGCTTCACCATCCCGGCCGGCAGCCGCTATCGCTCGCCCGGCGAGGTGCATGTGGAGGGCGACGCCTCCTCGGCCTCCTACTTCGTGGCGCTGGGCGCCATCGCGGCCGCGGAAACGCCCATCCGCATCGAAGGGGTGGGCAGTGCCTCGCTGCAGGGCGATGTGCGCTTTGTCGAGGCCGCCCAGGCGATGGGCGCCGAGGTGCGCGCCGAGGCCAATGCCCTGGAGGTCAAGCGCGGCGCCTGGCCGCTCAAGGCCCTGGACCTGGACTGCAACCACATTCCCGATGCCGCCATGACCCTGGCGGTGATGGCGCTCTACGCCGATGGCCCCAGCACCCTGCGCAACATTGCCAGCTGGCGCGTCAAGGAGACCGACCGCATCGCCGCCATGGCCACCGAGCTGCGCAAGCTCGGCGCCAGCGTGGAGGAAGGCCCGGACTGGCTGCGCGTGCACCCCTTGCGCGCCTGGAAGCCGGCCAGCATCCACACCTACGACGACCACCGCGTCGCCATGTGCTTCTCGCTGGCCGCCTTCAACGGCCTGGTCACCGATTCGGCCGTGCCGGTGCGCATCCTCGAGCCGCATTGCGTGGCCAAGACCTTCCCGGACTATTTCGAGACCCTGTTCGAGGTGGTGACGGCGCGCCCCGAGGACATCCCGGTGCTGACCATCGACGGCCCCACCGCCTCCGGCAAGGGCACGCTGGCCGACGAGGTGGCGCATGAGCTCGGCTACGTGATCCTGGACTCCGGCATGCTGTACCGCGCCACCGGCCTGGCCGCCCACCGTGCCGGCCTGGACCTGGACGACGGCGCGGCCGTGGCCGCCATCGTGCCGGCGATGGACCTGCATTTCCGCAAGGGCCGCGTCACCCTGGGCGAGGAAGACATCACCGACGCCCTGCGCGCCGAGGCCGCCGGCCTGATGGCCTCGCAGGTGGCCGCCCATCCCCAGGTGCGCAGCGCGCTGAACCAGCTGCAGCTGGACTTCCGCCGCGTGCCCGGCCTGGTGGCCGACGGCCGCGACATGGGCTCCACCGTCTTCCCGGATGCGCCGCTCAAGGTCTTCCTCACCGCGAGTGCCGCCACGCGCGCCGAGCGGCGCTATAAGCAGTTGATTTCCAAGGGAATTTCGGCTAGCATGGAAGGCTTGCGTGCGGATCTTGAGGCACGTGACGCGCGCGACAAGGGTCGCAGCGCCTCGCCTCTCAAGCCCGCGCAAGACGCGCAAAGCCTCGACAACTCGGCCCAGACCATCGAAGAATCTCGTGATCTGGTGCTGGCTTGGTGGGCCGAGCGCAGGCCGTTCTGA
- the lapB gene encoding lipopolysaccharide assembly protein LapB: MGFDLSWLLIALPLVFGLGWLASKLDTRQWKREQRDAPKAYFKGLNLLLNEQQDKAIDAFIEAVQADPDTSELHFALGNLFRRRGEYERAVRVHQHLLQRGDLPKAERERAQYALAQDFYKAGLFDRAEEAFAVLRGSSFESEAELALLSLYERSREWRKAAEVAKHLEQVGTGSFASRIAHYLCELALEAQARNQEGDVDKAQALLAEARKVAPQAARAHVLAGQLLMRREQPQQAMAAYAELLAANPEAFNLVASDYASAALACDAAPAALQTLQAQYQRHPGMHLLQAIAKLEPAASAQRQRLLAHLRQDPSLSAARQLLAQSGAQLSDEETTLLGSAIERAGRPLQRYRCAACGFEAQHYFWQCPGCLNWDSYPPRHVEEL; the protein is encoded by the coding sequence ATGGGCTTCGATCTCAGCTGGCTGCTGATTGCCCTGCCGCTGGTGTTCGGCCTCGGCTGGCTGGCCTCCAAGCTCGACACGCGCCAGTGGAAGCGCGAGCAGCGCGACGCGCCCAAGGCCTACTTCAAGGGCTTGAATCTGCTGCTCAACGAGCAGCAGGACAAGGCCATCGACGCCTTCATCGAGGCGGTGCAGGCCGACCCCGACACCTCCGAGCTGCACTTCGCGCTGGGTAATCTGTTCCGCCGCCGCGGCGAGTACGAGCGCGCGGTGCGCGTGCACCAGCACCTCCTGCAGCGCGGCGACCTGCCCAAGGCCGAGCGCGAGCGCGCCCAGTACGCGCTGGCGCAGGACTTCTACAAGGCCGGCCTGTTCGACCGCGCCGAGGAGGCTTTTGCGGTGCTGCGCGGCAGCAGCTTCGAGAGCGAGGCCGAGTTGGCCCTGCTCTCGCTTTACGAGCGCTCGCGCGAATGGCGCAAGGCCGCCGAGGTGGCCAAGCATCTGGAACAGGTGGGCACGGGCTCCTTTGCCTCGCGCATCGCGCATTACCTCTGCGAGCTGGCGCTGGAAGCGCAGGCGCGCAACCAGGAGGGCGACGTCGACAAGGCGCAGGCCCTGCTGGCCGAGGCCCGCAAGGTCGCGCCCCAGGCCGCGCGCGCCCATGTGCTGGCCGGGCAATTGCTGATGCGCCGCGAGCAGCCCCAGCAGGCCATGGCCGCCTATGCCGAGCTGCTCGCCGCCAACCCCGAGGCCTTCAATCTGGTGGCCAGCGATTACGCCAGCGCGGCACTCGCCTGCGACGCCGCCCCGGCCGCCCTGCAGACCCTGCAGGCCCAGTACCAGCGCCATCCCGGCATGCACCTGCTGCAGGCCATCGCCAAGCTGGAACCGGCCGCTAGTGCGCAGCGCCAGCGCCTGCTGGCGCATCTGCGCCAGGACCCCAGCCTGTCGGCCGCACGCCAGTTGCTGGCGCAGTCCGGTGCGCAGCTCAGCGACGAAGAGACCACCCTGCTGGGCAGCGCCATCGAGCGCGCCGGCCGGCCGTTGCAGCGCTACCGCTGCGCCGCCTGCGGCTTCGAAGCCCAGCATTATTTCTGGCAATGCCCCGGCTGCCTGAACTGGGACAGCTACCCACCGCGTCACGTGGAAGAACTTTGA
- a CDS encoding glycosyltransferase, which translates to MQEKKATERVILCMKWGTKYGPEYVNRLYAMVARHLRGPFKFVCLTDRSEGIRAEVQCLPIPELKLPPGIPERGWTKLTTFEADLHGLKGTALFLDLDVVIVDDITPFFEVPGEFLIIHDWKRPWRITGNSSVYRFELGAHADVLAKFRREAEAIRKQVRNEQAYLSDEMHKQGKLKYWDASWCASYKYHCIPAWPTSYWRDPIIPKDARILIFHGVMNPPDALAGRNNGNWRHARPAHWIAEHWRE; encoded by the coding sequence ATGCAAGAGAAGAAGGCCACCGAGCGCGTCATCCTGTGCATGAAATGGGGCACCAAGTACGGCCCCGAGTACGTCAATCGCCTCTATGCGATGGTGGCGCGGCATCTGCGCGGGCCCTTCAAGTTCGTCTGCCTGACCGACCGCAGCGAGGGCATTCGCGCCGAGGTGCAGTGCCTGCCCATCCCCGAGCTCAAGCTGCCGCCCGGCATCCCGGAGCGCGGCTGGACCAAGCTCACCACCTTTGAAGCAGATCTGCACGGCCTCAAGGGCACGGCGCTGTTCCTGGACCTGGACGTGGTGATCGTCGACGACATCACGCCCTTCTTCGAGGTGCCGGGCGAGTTCCTCATCATCCATGACTGGAAGCGCCCCTGGCGCATCACCGGCAACAGCTCGGTCTACCGCTTCGAGCTGGGCGCCCATGCCGACGTGCTGGCCAAGTTCCGCCGCGAGGCCGAGGCGATACGCAAGCAGGTGCGCAACGAACAGGCCTACCTCTCCGACGAGATGCACAAGCAGGGCAAGCTGAAGTATTGGGACGCGTCCTGGTGCGCCAGCTACAAATACCACTGCATCCCGGCCTGGCCGACCAGCTACTGGCGCGACCCCATCATCCCCAAGGACGCGCGCATCTTGATCTTCCACGGCGTGATGAATCCGCCCGACGCGCTGGCCGGCCGCAACAACGGCAACTGGCGCCACGCCCGCCCGGCGCACTGGATCGCCGAGCACTGGCGCGAATGA
- a CDS encoding integration host factor subunit beta: MTRSDLVAHLAERFGQLTQRDTEFAVKTILDAMSDALARGHRIEIRGFGSFSINRRPPRMGRNPRSGEQVLIPEKLVPHFKPGKALREAVDEQLPLDDASLPRTLD; the protein is encoded by the coding sequence ATGACACGTTCCGACCTCGTTGCCCATCTGGCAGAGCGCTTTGGCCAGCTCACCCAGCGCGACACCGAGTTCGCCGTCAAGACGATACTGGACGCGATGTCCGATGCCCTGGCCCGCGGCCACCGCATCGAGATCCGCGGCTTTGGCAGCTTTTCCATCAACCGCCGCCCGCCCCGCATGGGCCGCAATCCGCGCAGCGGCGAACAGGTGCTGATCCCCGAGAAGCTGGTGCCCCATTTCAAGCCAGGCAAGGCCCTGCGCGAAGCGGTGGACGAGCAGTTGCCGCTGGACGACGCCAGCCTCCCGCGCACGCTGGATTGA
- a CDS encoding glycosyltransferase family 32 protein, protein MIWLGLPVLLLLALLGRECWQILRAQAPAQVRELLVGAAAPRAAADIPKVLWTYWHPAPAPAFIQQCLANWRHHAPDHELRLLDRQSLLQWIPASALRPDFDSLPPYRQADWLRVQLLARHGGIWLDASTLLTRDLAWLHEARAAAQAEYAGFYIQRYSSRAELPIVENWCMAAVPRSAFVRDLAAAFDHALDLGAEAYLDELRAQGRLARVVQDLTPDFQRYLLMHVAASDLLDRAHQASPQIYRLALLRAEDSAFAYLDALRWRKRHLYARLALTPCPRRLPALIKLRGGDRQVLERGLAKGRWLRGSAIARLLDLRA, encoded by the coding sequence ATGATCTGGCTGGGGCTGCCGGTCCTGCTGCTGCTGGCGCTGCTGGGGCGCGAGTGCTGGCAGATCCTGCGCGCGCAGGCCCCGGCGCAGGTTCGCGAGCTGCTGGTCGGCGCTGCCGCGCCGCGCGCCGCCGCAGACATACCCAAGGTCCTCTGGACCTACTGGCATCCCGCGCCGGCGCCGGCCTTCATCCAGCAATGCCTGGCCAACTGGCGGCACCACGCGCCCGACCACGAGTTGCGCCTGCTGGACCGCCAAAGCCTGCTGCAATGGATCCCCGCCAGCGCGCTGCGGCCGGATTTCGACAGCCTGCCGCCCTATCGCCAGGCCGACTGGCTGCGCGTGCAATTGCTGGCCCGCCACGGCGGCATCTGGCTGGACGCCTCCACCCTGCTGACGCGCGACCTGGCCTGGCTGCATGAGGCGCGGGCGGCCGCCCAGGCCGAGTACGCCGGCTTCTACATCCAGCGCTACAGCAGCCGCGCCGAGTTGCCCATCGTCGAGAACTGGTGCATGGCCGCGGTGCCCCGCAGCGCCTTTGTGCGCGACCTGGCCGCGGCCTTCGACCATGCGCTGGATCTGGGCGCCGAAGCCTATCTGGACGAGTTGCGCGCGCAGGGCCGGCTGGCGCGCGTGGTGCAAGACCTGACCCCCGACTTCCAGCGCTACCTGCTCATGCATGTGGCCGCCTCGGACCTGCTGGACCGCGCTCACCAGGCCTCCCCCCAGATCTACCGCTTGGCGCTGCTGCGCGCCGAGGACTCGGCCTTCGCCTACCTGGACGCGCTGCGTTGGCGCAAGCGCCATCTCTACGCCCGCCTGGCGCTCACGCCCTGCCCGCGCCGCCTGCCCGCCCTGATCAAGCTGCGCGGCGGCGACCGCCAGGTGCTGGAGCGCGGCCTGGCCAAGGGCCGCTGGCTGCGCGGCAGCGCCATCGCCCGCCTGCTGGACTTGCGCGCATGA
- the rpsA gene encoding 30S ribosomal protein S1, translating to MSQTQNATPAMDSFAAMFEESLQRSDMRAGEVISAEVVRVEHSFVVVNAGLKSEAYVPIEEFKNDQGELEVNVGDFVSVAIDAIENGYGDTILSRDKAKRLASWLSLETALESGDFVTGTVSGKVKGGLTVLVNGIRAFLPGSLLDTRPVKDMSPYEGKTMEFKVIKLDRKRNNVVLSRRAVVEASMGEERAKLLETLSEGAIVQGVVKNITEYGAFVDLGGIDGLLHITDMAWRRVRHPSEVVTVGQELTAKVLKFDAEKNRVSLGLKQLGDDPWFGVARRYPTNTRLFGKVTNIADYGAFVEIEPGIEGLVHVSEMDWTNKNVAPSKIVSLGDEVEVMVLEIDEDKRRISLGMKQCKANPWEEFAENVKRGDRVKGPVKSITDFGVFVGLAQGIDGLVHLSDLSWQETGEAAVRNFKKGQEVEAIVLAVDVERERISLGIKQLDSDPFTTYTSVNDRGMTVTGKVKTVDARGAEIELADDVTGYLRASEISRDRVEDARNVLKEGDEVTSVIVNIDRKTRNIQLSIKAKDSADQQEAMQRLSATSERENAGTTSLGALLRAKLDQGGN from the coding sequence ATGTCCCAAACCCAGAACGCCACCCCCGCCATGGACTCGTTTGCAGCCATGTTCGAGGAATCGCTGCAGCGCTCCGACATGCGCGCCGGCGAGGTCATCTCCGCCGAAGTGGTGCGTGTCGAGCACAGCTTCGTGGTGGTCAACGCCGGCCTCAAGTCTGAAGCCTACGTGCCCATCGAAGAGTTCAAGAACGACCAAGGTGAGCTTGAAGTCAACGTCGGCGACTTCGTGTCGGTGGCGATCGATGCGATCGAAAACGGCTACGGCGACACCATCCTGTCGCGCGACAAGGCCAAGCGTCTGGCCTCGTGGCTGTCGCTGGAAACCGCACTGGAGTCGGGCGACTTCGTGACCGGTACCGTGTCCGGCAAGGTCAAGGGCGGCCTGACCGTCCTGGTGAACGGCATCCGCGCCTTCCTGCCCGGTTCGCTGCTCGACACCCGCCCGGTGAAGGACATGAGCCCCTACGAGGGCAAGACCATGGAATTCAAGGTCATCAAGCTGGACCGCAAGCGCAACAACGTCGTGTTGTCGCGCCGTGCCGTGGTCGAAGCTTCGATGGGCGAAGAGCGCGCCAAGCTGCTGGAAACGCTGTCGGAAGGCGCGATCGTCCAGGGCGTGGTCAAGAACATCACCGAATACGGTGCCTTCGTGGATCTGGGCGGCATCGACGGCCTGCTGCACATCACCGACATGGCATGGCGCCGCGTGCGTCACCCGAGCGAAGTGGTGACGGTTGGCCAGGAACTGACCGCCAAGGTCCTGAAGTTCGACGCCGAGAAGAACCGCGTTTCGCTGGGCCTGAAGCAGCTGGGCGACGACCCCTGGTTCGGCGTGGCACGTCGCTACCCCACCAACACCCGTTTGTTCGGCAAGGTCACCAACATTGCTGACTACGGCGCGTTCGTGGAAATCGAACCCGGCATCGAAGGTCTGGTGCACGTGTCCGAAATGGACTGGACCAACAAGAACGTGGCACCTTCGAAGATCGTCTCCCTGGGCGACGAAGTCGAAGTCATGGTCCTGGAAATCGACGAAGACAAGCGTCGCATCTCCCTGGGCATGAAGCAGTGCAAGGCCAATCCTTGGGAAGAGTTCGCCGAGAACGTCAAGCGCGGCGACCGCGTCAAGGGCCCCGTCAAGTCGATCACCGACTTCGGCGTGTTCGTTGGCCTGGCTCAAGGCATCGACGGTCTGGTGCACCTGTCCGACCTGTCGTGGCAAGAGACTGGCGAAGCTGCCGTGCGCAACTTCAAGAAGGGCCAGGAAGTCGAAGCCATCGTGCTGGCCGTGGACGTCGAGCGCGAGCGCATCTCCCTGGGCATCAAGCAGCTGGACAGCGACCCGTTCACCACCTACACCTCGGTCAACGACCGCGGCATGACGGTGACCGGCAAGGTCAAGACGGTCGATGCGCGTGGCGCCGAGATCGAACTGGCTGACGACGTGACCGGCTATCTGCGCGCTTCGGAAATCTCCCGCGACCGCGTGGAAGACGCCCGCAACGTGCTGAAGGAAGGCGACGAAGTCACCTCGGTGATCGTCAACATCGACCGCAAGACGCGCAACATCCAGCTGTCGATCAAGGCCAAGGACAGCGCCGACCAGCAAGAAGCGATGCAGCGCCTGTCGGCTACCAGCGAGCGTGAGAACGCCGGTACCACCAGCCTGGGCGCCCTGCTGCGTGCCAAGCTGGATCAAGGCGGCAACTAA
- the pheA gene encoding prephenate dehydratase translates to MADGAPATPPNPPLPVADPALLKLRDQIDALDQELLDLLNRRAHVAEQVGEIKRRDGTPFFRPDRVAQVITKIQQANTGPLKGEHVAAIWREIMSACLALESPQRVAVLGPVGTFCEQAAIEYFGGAADLIYCSSFDEVFHATASGSAQYGVVGVENMTEGVVTRSLDLFLHTPTHVVGEVSLLIRHNLLCKDNSLRGIKAVLAHPQALAQCQNWLNKHLPDAERRAVSSNAEGARLAAEHPEWAAIASERAATLFGLHIVAHAVQDEAYNRTRFAVICLPQTMDVPPATGRDCTSLIVSVTNRPGAMHDLLVPLKNHGVSMTRLESRPARTGQWEYYFYIDLEGHPSQPHVAAALAELRQLCAFYKVIGTYPVKA, encoded by the coding sequence ATGGCTGATGGAGCCCCCGCGACTCCTCCTAACCCTCCCCTGCCGGTCGCCGACCCGGCCCTGCTGAAACTGCGTGACCAGATCGACGCCCTCGATCAAGAGCTGCTCGACCTGCTGAACCGCCGCGCTCATGTGGCCGAGCAGGTGGGCGAGATCAAGCGCCGCGACGGCACGCCCTTCTTCCGCCCCGACCGCGTGGCCCAGGTGATCACCAAGATCCAGCAGGCCAACACCGGCCCGCTCAAGGGTGAGCATGTGGCAGCGATCTGGCGCGAGATCATGTCGGCCTGTCTGGCGCTGGAATCGCCGCAGCGCGTGGCCGTGCTGGGCCCGGTGGGCACCTTCTGCGAGCAGGCGGCGATCGAGTATTTCGGCGGCGCCGCCGACCTGATCTACTGCTCAAGCTTCGACGAGGTCTTTCACGCCACCGCCAGCGGCAGCGCCCAGTACGGCGTGGTGGGCGTGGAGAACATGACCGAGGGCGTGGTGACGCGCTCGCTGGACCTGTTCCTGCACACGCCGACGCATGTGGTCGGCGAGGTCAGCCTCCTGATTCGCCACAACCTGCTGTGCAAGGACAACTCGCTGCGCGGCATCAAGGCGGTGCTGGCGCATCCGCAAGCGCTGGCGCAATGCCAGAACTGGCTCAACAAGCACCTGCCGGACGCCGAGCGCCGCGCCGTCTCCAGCAATGCCGAGGGCGCGCGCCTGGCGGCCGAGCACCCGGAATGGGCGGCCATCGCCAGCGAACGCGCCGCCACCCTGTTCGGCCTGCACATCGTGGCCCATGCGGTGCAGGACGAGGCCTACAACCGCACCCGCTTCGCCGTGATCTGCCTGCCGCAGACCATGGACGTGCCGCCAGCCACCGGCCGCGACTGCACCAGCCTGATCGTCTCGGTGACCAACCGCCCCGGCGCCATGCACGACCTGCTGGTGCCGCTGAAGAACCATGGCGTGTCGATGACGCGGCTGGAATCGCGCCCGGCGCGCACCGGCCAATGGGAGTACTACTTCTACATCGATCTGGAGGGCCATCCCTCGCAGCCCCATGTGGCGGCGGCGCTGGCCGAGCTGCGCCAGTTGTGCGCCTTCTACAAGGTGATCGGCACCTACCCGGTAAAGGCTTGA
- a CDS encoding prephenate dehydrogenase, with translation MFNQLGVIGCGLMGGSFALALKKAGLVKRVVGYSKSPSTTETAKKLGVIDIAAESALLAVSGSDIVLLAVPVAATEATLKAVKHMVDPGVLFMDVGSTKCDVVEAARRVLGKQFGSFVPAHPIAGKESAGVQNADAGLYQGRQVILTPLPQTNAALVQKATDVWSALGCQVLKMTPQNHDAAFAAVSHLPHLLAYAYFSAVAKQPAGRDYLSLAGPGFRDFTRIAASDPAIWRDILLANKAEVMAQSKRFRDMLDLLEQVMQNDDAQGLETLLRQASEGRSQWQMGVPRTRN, from the coding sequence ATGTTCAACCAACTCGGCGTGATCGGATGCGGCCTGATGGGCGGCTCCTTCGCGCTTGCACTCAAGAAGGCCGGGCTGGTGAAGCGGGTGGTGGGCTATAGCAAGTCGCCCTCCACCACCGAGACCGCCAAGAAGCTGGGCGTGATCGACATCGCTGCCGAATCGGCCCTGCTGGCCGTCTCGGGCTCGGACATCGTGCTGCTGGCCGTGCCGGTGGCCGCCACCGAGGCCACGCTGAAGGCCGTCAAGCACATGGTGGACCCCGGCGTGCTCTTCATGGACGTGGGCTCGACCAAATGCGATGTGGTCGAGGCCGCGCGCCGCGTGCTGGGCAAGCAGTTCGGCTCCTTCGTGCCGGCGCACCCGATCGCCGGCAAGGAATCGGCCGGCGTGCAGAACGCCGATGCCGGGCTTTACCAGGGTCGCCAGGTCATCCTGACACCGCTGCCGCAGACCAATGCGGCGCTGGTGCAGAAGGCCACCGACGTCTGGTCGGCGCTGGGCTGCCAGGTGCTGAAGATGACACCGCAGAACCATGACGCGGCCTTCGCCGCCGTCAGCCATCTGCCGCATCTGCTCGCCTATGCCTATTTCAGCGCCGTCGCCAAGCAGCCCGCCGGACGCGACTACCTGAGCCTGGCCGGCCCGGGCTTTCGCGACTTCACCCGCATCGCCGCCAGCGATCCCGCGATCTGGCGTGACATCCTGCTGGCCAACAAGGCCGAGGTGATGGCGCAGTCCAAGCGCTTTCGCGACATGCTGGACCTGCTGGAGCAGGTGATGCAGAACGACGACGCGCAAGGCCTCGAGACCCTGCTCAGGCAGGCCTCCGAAGGCCGCAGCCAATGGCAGATGGGTGTGCCCCGCACCCGCAACTGA
- the serC gene encoding 3-phosphoserine/phosphohydroxythreonine transaminase, with amino-acid sequence MTSRPFNFSAGPAALPEEVLTQVAQEMLDWHGSGMSVMEMSHRGREFISIAEAAEADLRDLLQVPANFRILFMQGGGLGENAIVPMNLSRGGKVDVVVSGSWSKKSAQEARRYADVHIAATNASEGQRHIPAAAEWQLRPDAAYVHICSNETIDGLEFHELPDLKALGSDAPLVIDCSSHQLSRSIDWSRVGLAFGGAQKNIGPAGLTLVYVREDLLGHALPICPSAFDYKTVAEAQSMYNTPPTFGIYVAGLVFKWLKGFGYAGKTGLAAIEQRNIDKAQLLYAALDGSNLFENRVAASCRSRMNVPFYLRDERLNDAFLAGARERGLLQLKGHKSVGGMRASIYNAMPLEGVQALTAYLRDFEAQHG; translated from the coding sequence ATGACGTCACGCCCCTTCAATTTTTCCGCCGGCCCGGCCGCCTTGCCCGAAGAGGTGTTGACGCAGGTGGCGCAGGAAATGCTGGACTGGCACGGCTCGGGCATGAGCGTGATGGAGATGAGCCACCGCGGCCGCGAGTTCATCTCCATCGCGGAGGCCGCAGAAGCCGATTTGCGCGACTTGCTGCAGGTGCCGGCCAACTTCCGCATCCTCTTCATGCAGGGCGGCGGCCTGGGCGAGAACGCCATCGTGCCGATGAACCTCTCGCGCGGCGGCAAGGTCGATGTGGTGGTGAGCGGCTCCTGGTCGAAGAAGAGCGCCCAGGAAGCGCGGCGTTATGCCGATGTGCATATCGCCGCCACCAATGCCTCGGAAGGCCAGCGCCACATCCCCGCCGCCGCCGAATGGCAGCTGCGCCCTGATGCCGCCTATGTGCACATCTGCAGCAACGAGACCATCGATGGGCTGGAGTTCCATGAGCTGCCGGACCTCAAGGCCCTCGGCTCGGACGCGCCGTTGGTGATCGACTGCTCCTCGCACCAGCTCTCGCGCAGCATCGACTGGTCGCGCGTCGGGCTGGCGTTTGGCGGCGCGCAGAAGAACATCGGCCCGGCCGGCCTCACCCTCGTCTACGTGCGCGAGGATCTGCTGGGCCATGCCCTGCCGATCTGCCCCAGCGCCTTCGACTACAAGACCGTGGCCGAGGCCCAGTCGATGTACAACACCCCGCCCACCTTTGGCATCTATGTGGCCGGCCTGGTGTTCAAGTGGCTGAAGGGCTTCGGCTACGCCGGCAAGACCGGCCTGGCCGCGATCGAGCAACGCAATATCGACAAGGCGCAACTGCTGTATGCCGCGCTCGACGGCTCGAACCTGTTTGAAAACCGCGTGGCGGCCAGCTGCCGCTCGCGCATGAACGTACCGTTCTACCTCCGCGACGAACGTCTGAACGACGCCTTCCTGGCCGGTGCCAGGGAACGTGGACTGCTGCAACTCAAAGGCCACAAGTCGGTGGGCGGCATGCGTGCATCGATCTACAACGCCATGCCGCTCGAGGGTGTGCAAGCCCTGACGGCGTATCTGAGAGACTTTGAGGCACAACATGGCTGA
- a CDS encoding LapA family protein yields MRLFVWLFRAFLFFALFAFALNNSQEVVVHWFFGRAWSAPLVIIVLIAFGFGCALGVLAMVPAWWHHRRAAARQVALDLPAAATPDPASAPIVRDGL; encoded by the coding sequence ATGCGCCTCTTCGTCTGGCTCTTCCGGGCCTTCCTCTTCTTTGCCCTCTTCGCCTTCGCGCTGAACAACAGCCAGGAGGTGGTGGTGCATTGGTTCTTCGGCCGCGCCTGGAGCGCGCCCCTCGTCATCATCGTGCTGATCGCCTTCGGCTTCGGCTGCGCCCTGGGCGTGCTGGCCATGGTGCCGGCCTGGTGGCACCACCGCCGTGCCGCCGCCCGCCAGGTGGCGCTGGATCTGCCCGCCGCGGCAACACCTGACCCCGCCAGCGCCCCGATCGTGCGGGACGGGCTCTGA